A single region of the Xenopus laevis strain J_2021 chromosome 4L, Xenopus_laevis_v10.1, whole genome shotgun sequence genome encodes:
- the adgrl2.L gene encoding adhesion G protein-coupled receptor L2 isoform X15, with protein MVTPGSRMQTYWLFLVIIILQFTEAFSRAALPFGLVRRELACEGYPIDLRCPGSDVIMVESANYGRTDDKICDADPFQMENTDCHLPDAYKIMSQRCNNRTQCVVVTGSDVFPDPCPGTYKYLEVQYECVPYKVEQKVFVCPGAMQAVVDSPYIFEAEQKAGAWCKDPLQAADKIYFMPWTPYRTDTLIEYASLQDFQNGRQTTTYKLPNRVDGTGFVVYDGAVFFNKERTRNIVKFDLRTRIKSGEAIINYANYHDTSPYRWGGKTDIDLAVDENGLWVIYATEQNNGMIVISQLNPYTLRFEGTWETTYDKRAASNAFMICGVLYVVRSVYQDNESETGKNAIDYIFNTKLKRGESVDIPFPNQYQYIAAVDYNPRDNQLYVWNNNFILRYSLEFNLQDLAQVPTTAVAETPSVELLETTTSTTTTTTITTTTSQKVLVSTTLATGTKEGSRGPRPPPVVSTTKNPPLTSVYPLPEKYCEAKEARGIIWPQTHRGTIVERPCPKGTRGISSYLCLISTGTWSLRGPDLSNCTSHWVNQLAQKIRSGENAASLANELAKHTKGPIFAGDVSSSVRLMEQLVDILDAQLQELKPNEKDSVGRSYNKLQKREKTCRAYLKAIVDTVDNLLRSDALQSWRDMNSSEQAHAATMLLDTLEEGAFVLADNLAEPTRVSMPTENIILEVAVLSTEGQVQELKFPQGSKGGNLIQLSANTVKQNSRNGLAKLVFILYKSLGQFLSTENATIKLGADLAGRNTTIAVNSHVIAASINKESSRVYLTDPVFFTLEHTDPNNYFNANCSFWNYSERTMMGYWSTQGCRLVETNKTHTTCACSHLTNFAILMAHREIVYNNNVQELLLTVITWVGIVISLVCLAICIFTFCFFRGLQSDRNTIHKNLCINLFVAEFLFLIGIDKTDYEIACPIFAGLLHFFFLAAFAWMCLEGVQLYLMLVEVFESEYSRKKYYYVAGYLFPATVVGVSAAIDYKSYGTEKACWLRIDNNFIWSFIGPVTFIILLNLVFLVITLCKMVKHSSTLKPDSSRLENINNYRVCDGYYNTDLPGSWVLGAFALLCLLGLTWSFGLLFVNEETVVMTYLFTVFNAFQGMFIFIFHCALQKKVRKEYSKCFRHSYCCGGLPTESPHSAVKASTARTSARYSSGTQSRIRRMWNDTVRKQSESSFISGDINSTSTLNQGHSLSNARDSSAMDTLPLNGNFNNSYSLRNGDYSDGVQVVDCGLSLNDTAFEKMIISELVHNNLRSSSKIHNLERTLPVKTVIGGSSSEDDAIVADASSLMHGDNPGLELHHKELEAPLIPQRTHSLLYHPQKKVKTEGTDSYVSQLTAEAEDNLQSPNRDSLYTSMPNLRDSPYPESSPDIEEDLSPSRKSENEDLYYKSMPNLGAGHHLQMYYQISRGNSDGYIIPINKEGCIPEGDVREGQMQLVTSL; from the exons AAGTGGAGCAAAAAG TCTTTGTGTGTCCGGGGGCAATGCAAGCAGTTGTGGATTCTCCATATATATTTGAAGCAGAACAAAAAGCAGGTGCTTGGTGTAAAGACCCACTGCAAGCAGCagataaaatttattttatgccatggACTCCTTACCGTACGGATACATTAATAGAGTATGCTTCTTTACAAGACTTTCAAAATGGCAGACAGACTACAACATATAAACTTCCCAATCGAGTGGATGGCACTGGATTTGTTGTGTATGATGGAGCAGTGTTTTTCAACAAAGAAAGAACAAGGAATATTGTAAAATTTGACTTGAGGACTAGAATCAAGAGTGGAGAAGCTATTATTAATTATGCTAATTACCATGACACCTCTCCATATCGATGGGGTGGGAAGACTGATATTGATCTAGCTGTTGATGAAAATGGATTATGGGTGATATATGCTACTGAACAAAACAATGGTATGATAGTCATCAGTCAATTAAACCCATATACACTCAGATTTGAAGGAACCTGGGAAACCACATATGACAAGCGGGCAGCATCTAATGCTTTTATGATATGTGGAGTTCTGTATGTTGTTCGATCTGTATATCAAGATAATGAAAGTGAAACCGGAAAGAATGCAATAGACTACATTTTCAACACCAAACTTAAACGTGGGGAATCTGTTGATATTCCTTTCCCAAACCAATACCAGTACATTGCTGCAGTGGATTACAACCCAAGAGATAACCAATTATATGTCTGGAATAATAACTTCATCCTGAGATATTCCTTAGAGTTCAACCTTCAGGATCTAGCCCAAG TGCCTACAACAGCAGTGGCAGAAACACCTTCGGTAGAATTGCTTGAAACCACTAcatccaccaccaccaccaccaccatcacaACAACAACATCTCAAAAAGTGCTTGTTAGCACAACATTGGCTACTGGTACAAAGGAAGGAAGCAGAGGGCCCAGACCTCCACCAGTAGTTTCAACCACAAAGAACCCTCCACTTACTAGTGTATACCCTCTGCCAGAAAAGTACTGTGAAGCAAAGGAGGCCAGAGGAATTATCTGGCCGCAGACACATAGAGGGACAATAGTAGAACGCCCATGCCCCAAAGGAACTCGGG GTATATCTTCCTACCTCTGCTTGATCTCCACTGGAACTTGGAGCCTTAGAGGCCCAGACCTCAGCAATTGTACCTCCCACTGGGTAAACCAGTTGGCTCAAAAG ATAAGAAGTGGGGAAAATGCTGCTAGCCTTGCCAATGAATTGGCAAAACATACAAAAGGCCCAATATTTGCTGGTGATGTAAGCTCTTCGGTGAGGCTAATGGAACAACTGGTTGACATTCTTGACGCTCAGTTGCAAGAATTGAAGCCTAATGAAAAGGACTCAGTTGGGCGCAGTTATAACAAG ctcCAAAAGCGAGAGAAGACATGCAGGGCTTACCTTAAG gCTATCGTTGACACAGTAGACAATCTGCTAAGATCTGACGCTCTGCAGTCTTGGAGGGACATGAATTCTTCTGAACAAGCTCATGCTGCAACAATGTTACTTGATACTTTAGAAGAGGGGGCTTTTGTTTTGGCTGACAATCTTGCAGAGCCAACACGTGTCTCCATGCCCACTGAAAATATTA TTCTAGAGGTTGCTGTGCTCAGTACAGAGGGCCAGGTGCAAGAGTTGAAATTTCCTCAGGGCAGTAAAGGAGGGAATTTGATCCAGCTTTCTGCAAACACCGTCAAACAGAACAGCAGGAATG GTCTCGCAAAGTTGGTGTTCATTCTTTACAAAAGTCTGGGCCAGTTTCTAAGCACTGAAAATGCAACTATAAAACTAGGAGCAGATTTGGCTGGTCGGAACACGACAATTGCAGTAAACTCCCATGTTATTGCAGCTTCAATAAACAAAGAGTCCAGCCGCGTGTATCTAACGGATCCAGTGTTTTTTACCCTGGAACACACTGAT CCAAACAATTATTTTAACGCCAACTGTTCTTTCTGGAATTACTCAGAGAGGACTATGATGGGATATTGGTCCACTCAGGGTTGCAGACTGGTTGAAACAAACAAAACTCACACAACGTGTGCCTGTAGCCACCTGACAAATTTTGCTATACTGATGGCCCACAGAGAAATTGTG TACAATAATAATGTTCAGGAACTGCTTCTCACTGTCATCACTTGGGTTGGAATCGTCATCTCTCTAGTCTGCCTGGCTATCTGCATCTTTACGTTCTGCTTTTTCCGTGGTCTACAGAGTGATCGCAATACAATTCATAAGAATCTTTGCATCAACCTTTTTGTGGCAGAATTCCTTTTCCTAATAGGCATTGATAAAACAGACTATGAG ATTGCTTGCCCAATATTTGCGGGCCTTCTTCACTTTTTCTTTCTTGCTGCATTTGCCTGGATGTGCCTGGAAGGTGTGCAGCTTTATCTCATGCTAGTGGAAGTATTTGAGAGTGAATATTCAAGAAAGAAGTATTATTATGTGGCCGGTTACCTCTTTCCTGCAACAGTCGTTGGTGTATCGGCTGCTATAGACTACAAAAGCTATGGAACTGAAAAAGC GTGCTGGTTGAGAATAGATAACAATTTCATTTGGAGTTTCATTGGTCCAGTCACTTTCATTATTTTG CTCAACCTTGTTTTCCTTGTGATAACGTTGTGCAAAATGGTGAAGCATTCCAGCACACTGAAGCCAGATTCCAGTCGATTAGAAAACATTAA TAATTACCGTGTTTGTGATGGCTACTATAATACGGACTTACCTGG ATCTTGGGTTCTTGGAGCCTTCGCTCTTTTGTGTCTACTCGGCCTTACATGGTCTTTCGGCCTGCTGTTCGTCAATGAGGAAACTGTTGTGATGACATACCTCTTTACAGTCTTTAACGCTTTCCAgggaatgtttatttttatatttcactgtGCCCTTCAAAAGAAA GTCCGGAAAGAATATAGCAAATGTTTCAGGCACTCGTACTGCTGTGGTGGTCTTCCAACAGAGAGCCCCCATAGTGCAGTAAAGGCGTCAACTGCAAGAACTAGTGCTCGATATTCCTCTGGCACTCAG AGCCGTATAAGAAGAATGTGGAATGACACTGTAAGAAAGCAGTCAGAATCTTCCTTTATCTCAGGTGACATAAACAGTACATCTACCCTTAATCAAG GACATTCACTGAGCAATGCCAGGGATTCAAGTGCCATGGATACTCTACCGCTAAATGGTAATTTTAACAACAGTTACTCTCTACGAAATGGGGACTACAGTGATGGCGTACAAGTTGTAGACTGTGGACTAAGTCTGAATGATACTGCATTTGAAAAAATGATAATTTCAGAATTAGTACACAACAACCTCCGAAGCAGCAGTAAGATCCACAACCTAGAGAGGACACTACCAGTCAAAACTGTCATTGGTGGAAGCAGTAGCGAAGATGATGCCATTGTAGCAGATGCTTCATCATTGATGCATGGCGATAACCCAGGCCTGGAGCTTCACCACAAAGAGTTAGAGGCACCTCTTATTCCACAACGGACTCACTCTCTTCTGTACCACCCACAGAAAAAAGTGAAGACCGAAGGAACAGACAGCTATGTGTCACAGTTAACAGCAGAGGCTGAAGACAATCTTCAATCCCCAAACAGAGACTCTCTATATACCAGTATGCCCAACCTAAGGGACTCTCCATATCCAGAAAGTAGCCCTGATATTGAAGAGGATCTATCTCCCTCACGAAAAAGTGAAAATGAGGACTTATACTATAAAAGCATGCCAAATCTTGGAGCAGGTCACCATCTTCAAATGTACTACCAGATAAGCAGAGGAAATAGTGATGGCTATATTATACCAATAAACAAAGAAGGCTGTATTCCAGAAGGGGATGTCAGGGAAGGACAAATGCAGTTAGTTACAAGTCTTTAA
- the adgrl2.L gene encoding adhesion G protein-coupled receptor L2 isoform X19, with product MVTPGSRMQTYWLFLVIIILQFTEAFSRAALPFGLVRRELACEGYPIDLRCPGSDVIMVESANYGRTDDKICDADPFQMENTDCHLPDAYKIMSQRCNNRTQCVVVTGSDVFPDPCPGTYKYLEVQYECVPYKVEQKVFVCPGAMQAVVDSPYIFEAEQKAGAWCKDPLQAADKIYFMPWTPYRTDTLIEYASLQDFQNGRQTTTYKLPNRVDGTGFVVYDGAVFFNKERTRNIVKFDLRTRIKSGEAIINYANYHDTSPYRWGGKTDIDLAVDENGLWVIYATEQNNGMIVISQLNPYTLRFEGTWETTYDKRAASNAFMICGVLYVVRSVYQDNESETGKNAIDYIFNTKLKRGESVDIPFPNQYQYIAAVDYNPRDNQLYVWNNNFILRYSLEFNLQDLAQVPTTAVAETPSVELLETTTSTTTTTTITTTTSQKVLVSTTLATGTKEGSRGPRPPPVVSTTKNPPLTSVYPLPEKYCEAKEARGIIWPQTHRGTIVERPCPKGTRGISSYLCLISTGTWSLRGPDLSNCTSHWVNQLAQKIRSGENAASLANELAKHTKGPIFAGDVSSSVRLMEQLVDILDAQLQELKPNEKDSVGRSYNKAIVDTVDNLLRSDALQSWRDMNSSEQAHAATMLLDTLEEGAFVLADNLAEPTRVSMPTENIILEVAVLSTEGQVQELKFPQGSKGGNLIQLSANTVKQNSRNGLAKLVFILYKSLGQFLSTENATIKLGADLAGRNTTIAVNSHVIAASINKESSRVYLTDPVFFTLEHTDPNNYFNANCSFWNYSERTMMGYWSTQGCRLVETNKTHTTCACSHLTNFAILMAHREIVYNNNVQELLLTVITWVGIVISLVCLAICIFTFCFFRGLQSDRNTIHKNLCINLFVAEFLFLIGIDKTDYEIACPIFAGLLHFFFLAAFAWMCLEGVQLYLMLVEVFESEYSRKKYYYVAGYLFPATVVGVSAAIDYKSYGTEKACWLRIDNNFIWSFIGPVTFIILLNLVFLVITLCKMVKHSSTLKPDSSRLENIKSWVLGAFALLCLLGLTWSFGLLFVNEETVVMTYLFTVFNAFQGMFIFIFHCALQKKVRKEYSKCFRHSYCCGGLPTESPHSAVKASTARTSARYSSGTQSRIRRMWNDTVRKQSESSFISGDINSTSTLNQGHSLSNARDSSAMDTLPLNGNFNNSYSLRNGDYSDGVQVVDCGLSLNDTAFEKMIISELVHNNLRSSSKIHNLERTLPVKTVIGGSSSEDDAIVADASSLMHGDNPGLELHHKELEAPLIPQRTHSLLYHPQKKVKTEGTDSYVSQLTAEAEDNLQSPNRDSLYTSMPNLRDSPYPESSPDIEEDLSPSRKSENEDLYYKSMPNLGAGHHLQMYYQISRGNSDGYIIPINKEGCIPEGDVREGQMQLVTSL from the exons AAGTGGAGCAAAAAG TCTTTGTGTGTCCGGGGGCAATGCAAGCAGTTGTGGATTCTCCATATATATTTGAAGCAGAACAAAAAGCAGGTGCTTGGTGTAAAGACCCACTGCAAGCAGCagataaaatttattttatgccatggACTCCTTACCGTACGGATACATTAATAGAGTATGCTTCTTTACAAGACTTTCAAAATGGCAGACAGACTACAACATATAAACTTCCCAATCGAGTGGATGGCACTGGATTTGTTGTGTATGATGGAGCAGTGTTTTTCAACAAAGAAAGAACAAGGAATATTGTAAAATTTGACTTGAGGACTAGAATCAAGAGTGGAGAAGCTATTATTAATTATGCTAATTACCATGACACCTCTCCATATCGATGGGGTGGGAAGACTGATATTGATCTAGCTGTTGATGAAAATGGATTATGGGTGATATATGCTACTGAACAAAACAATGGTATGATAGTCATCAGTCAATTAAACCCATATACACTCAGATTTGAAGGAACCTGGGAAACCACATATGACAAGCGGGCAGCATCTAATGCTTTTATGATATGTGGAGTTCTGTATGTTGTTCGATCTGTATATCAAGATAATGAAAGTGAAACCGGAAAGAATGCAATAGACTACATTTTCAACACCAAACTTAAACGTGGGGAATCTGTTGATATTCCTTTCCCAAACCAATACCAGTACATTGCTGCAGTGGATTACAACCCAAGAGATAACCAATTATATGTCTGGAATAATAACTTCATCCTGAGATATTCCTTAGAGTTCAACCTTCAGGATCTAGCCCAAG TGCCTACAACAGCAGTGGCAGAAACACCTTCGGTAGAATTGCTTGAAACCACTAcatccaccaccaccaccaccaccatcacaACAACAACATCTCAAAAAGTGCTTGTTAGCACAACATTGGCTACTGGTACAAAGGAAGGAAGCAGAGGGCCCAGACCTCCACCAGTAGTTTCAACCACAAAGAACCCTCCACTTACTAGTGTATACCCTCTGCCAGAAAAGTACTGTGAAGCAAAGGAGGCCAGAGGAATTATCTGGCCGCAGACACATAGAGGGACAATAGTAGAACGCCCATGCCCCAAAGGAACTCGGG GTATATCTTCCTACCTCTGCTTGATCTCCACTGGAACTTGGAGCCTTAGAGGCCCAGACCTCAGCAATTGTACCTCCCACTGGGTAAACCAGTTGGCTCAAAAG ATAAGAAGTGGGGAAAATGCTGCTAGCCTTGCCAATGAATTGGCAAAACATACAAAAGGCCCAATATTTGCTGGTGATGTAAGCTCTTCGGTGAGGCTAATGGAACAACTGGTTGACATTCTTGACGCTCAGTTGCAAGAATTGAAGCCTAATGAAAAGGACTCAGTTGGGCGCAGTTATAACAAG gCTATCGTTGACACAGTAGACAATCTGCTAAGATCTGACGCTCTGCAGTCTTGGAGGGACATGAATTCTTCTGAACAAGCTCATGCTGCAACAATGTTACTTGATACTTTAGAAGAGGGGGCTTTTGTTTTGGCTGACAATCTTGCAGAGCCAACACGTGTCTCCATGCCCACTGAAAATATTA TTCTAGAGGTTGCTGTGCTCAGTACAGAGGGCCAGGTGCAAGAGTTGAAATTTCCTCAGGGCAGTAAAGGAGGGAATTTGATCCAGCTTTCTGCAAACACCGTCAAACAGAACAGCAGGAATG GTCTCGCAAAGTTGGTGTTCATTCTTTACAAAAGTCTGGGCCAGTTTCTAAGCACTGAAAATGCAACTATAAAACTAGGAGCAGATTTGGCTGGTCGGAACACGACAATTGCAGTAAACTCCCATGTTATTGCAGCTTCAATAAACAAAGAGTCCAGCCGCGTGTATCTAACGGATCCAGTGTTTTTTACCCTGGAACACACTGAT CCAAACAATTATTTTAACGCCAACTGTTCTTTCTGGAATTACTCAGAGAGGACTATGATGGGATATTGGTCCACTCAGGGTTGCAGACTGGTTGAAACAAACAAAACTCACACAACGTGTGCCTGTAGCCACCTGACAAATTTTGCTATACTGATGGCCCACAGAGAAATTGTG TACAATAATAATGTTCAGGAACTGCTTCTCACTGTCATCACTTGGGTTGGAATCGTCATCTCTCTAGTCTGCCTGGCTATCTGCATCTTTACGTTCTGCTTTTTCCGTGGTCTACAGAGTGATCGCAATACAATTCATAAGAATCTTTGCATCAACCTTTTTGTGGCAGAATTCCTTTTCCTAATAGGCATTGATAAAACAGACTATGAG ATTGCTTGCCCAATATTTGCGGGCCTTCTTCACTTTTTCTTTCTTGCTGCATTTGCCTGGATGTGCCTGGAAGGTGTGCAGCTTTATCTCATGCTAGTGGAAGTATTTGAGAGTGAATATTCAAGAAAGAAGTATTATTATGTGGCCGGTTACCTCTTTCCTGCAACAGTCGTTGGTGTATCGGCTGCTATAGACTACAAAAGCTATGGAACTGAAAAAGC GTGCTGGTTGAGAATAGATAACAATTTCATTTGGAGTTTCATTGGTCCAGTCACTTTCATTATTTTG CTCAACCTTGTTTTCCTTGTGATAACGTTGTGCAAAATGGTGAAGCATTCCAGCACACTGAAGCCAGATTCCAGTCGATTAGAAAACATTAA ATCTTGGGTTCTTGGAGCCTTCGCTCTTTTGTGTCTACTCGGCCTTACATGGTCTTTCGGCCTGCTGTTCGTCAATGAGGAAACTGTTGTGATGACATACCTCTTTACAGTCTTTAACGCTTTCCAgggaatgtttatttttatatttcactgtGCCCTTCAAAAGAAA GTCCGGAAAGAATATAGCAAATGTTTCAGGCACTCGTACTGCTGTGGTGGTCTTCCAACAGAGAGCCCCCATAGTGCAGTAAAGGCGTCAACTGCAAGAACTAGTGCTCGATATTCCTCTGGCACTCAG AGCCGTATAAGAAGAATGTGGAATGACACTGTAAGAAAGCAGTCAGAATCTTCCTTTATCTCAGGTGACATAAACAGTACATCTACCCTTAATCAAG GACATTCACTGAGCAATGCCAGGGATTCAAGTGCCATGGATACTCTACCGCTAAATGGTAATTTTAACAACAGTTACTCTCTACGAAATGGGGACTACAGTGATGGCGTACAAGTTGTAGACTGTGGACTAAGTCTGAATGATACTGCATTTGAAAAAATGATAATTTCAGAATTAGTACACAACAACCTCCGAAGCAGCAGTAAGATCCACAACCTAGAGAGGACACTACCAGTCAAAACTGTCATTGGTGGAAGCAGTAGCGAAGATGATGCCATTGTAGCAGATGCTTCATCATTGATGCATGGCGATAACCCAGGCCTGGAGCTTCACCACAAAGAGTTAGAGGCACCTCTTATTCCACAACGGACTCACTCTCTTCTGTACCACCCACAGAAAAAAGTGAAGACCGAAGGAACAGACAGCTATGTGTCACAGTTAACAGCAGAGGCTGAAGACAATCTTCAATCCCCAAACAGAGACTCTCTATATACCAGTATGCCCAACCTAAGGGACTCTCCATATCCAGAAAGTAGCCCTGATATTGAAGAGGATCTATCTCCCTCACGAAAAAGTGAAAATGAGGACTTATACTATAAAAGCATGCCAAATCTTGGAGCAGGTCACCATCTTCAAATGTACTACCAGATAAGCAGAGGAAATAGTGATGGCTATATTATACCAATAAACAAAGAAGGCTGTATTCCAGAAGGGGATGTCAGGGAAGGACAAATGCAGTTAGTTACAAGTCTTTAA